One Suricata suricatta isolate VVHF042 chromosome X, meerkat_22Aug2017_6uvM2_HiC, whole genome shotgun sequence genomic region harbors:
- the TCEAL8 gene encoding transcription elongation factor A protein-like 8 — MQKSCEENEGNPQNMPKAEADRPSQAVPQEAEGNPQPSEEGVNQEAEGNLRGGLTQPGQGLKEDTPVRHLDPEEMIRGVDELERLREEIRRVRNKFVMMHWKQRHSRSRPYPVCFRP; from the coding sequence ATGCAAAAGTCttgtgaagaaaatgaaggaaacccACAGAACATGCCAAAGGCTGAGGCAGACCGCCCTTCGCAAGCTGTACCACAGGAGGCAGAAGGAAATCCTCAACCTTCTGAAGAAGGAGTAAaccaggaagcagaaggaaatcTTAGAGGAGGGCTGACCCAACCTGGCCAGGGGCTTAAAGAGGACACTCCTGTAAGGCATTTGGACCCTGAAGAAATGATAAGAGGAGTAGATGAGTTGGAAAGGCttagggaagagataagaagagTAAGAAATAAGTTTGTGATGATGCATTGGAAGCAAAGACATTCACGCAGCCGTCCTTATCCTGTTTGCTTTAGGCCTTGA
- the TCEAL5 gene encoding transcription elongation factor A protein-like 5, which translates to MEKVYKENEQKPENEGNLDNEGKPEDEVDTEDEGKSDEEEKLEVEGKPEHEGKLQTEGQPEDEGKQEKQGKSENEGKPHSESKPESMAIAKSESRAAEKRPAEDYVPRKAKRKTDRGTDDSPKDYQEDLQERHLGSEEMMRECGDVSRAREELRKKQKMGGFHWMQRDAQDPFAPRGQRGVRGMRGGGRGQKDLEDVPYV; encoded by the exons ATGGAAAAGGtctacaaagaaaatgaacaaaagccaGAAAACGAAGGAAACCTAGACAATGAGGGAAAGCCAGAAGATGAAGTAGATacagaagatgaaggaaaatcAGATGAGGAAGAAAAGCTGGAAGTGGAGGGGAAGCCAGAGCATGAGGGAAAGCTCCAGACTGAGGGACAACCAGAAGATGAGGGAAAGCAAGAAAAGCAGGGCAAGTCTGAAAATGAGGGAAAACCACACAGTGAGAGCAAACCAGAATCCATGGCAATAGCTAAGAGTGAGTCACGGGCTGCTGAAAAGCGCCCAGCTGAAGATTATGTGCCtaggaaagcaaaaagaaaaacggACAGGGGGACAGATGATTCCCCCAAGGACTATCAGGAGGACTTACAGGAAAGGCACTTGGGCAGTGAGGAG ATGATGAGAGAATGTGGAGATGTATCGAGGGCTCGGGAAGAgctaaggaaaaaacagaaaatgggtgGTTTTCATTGGATGCAAAGAGATGCACAGGATCCCTTTGCCCCAAGGGGGCAACGGGGTGTCAGAGGAATGAGGGGCGGAGGTAGAGGCCAGAAGGACTTAGAAGATGTTCCATATGTTTAA